The region CTCCAATAGTTGGCTTTACCATTATCTGTCCAAAATAGTAGTTGGTACCTCCAAGTTGAACACCCAAAAGTCCTGCAACAGCCCCCTCGGGATAGGCACAGTTTGGACTCTTATGATTTTTTCTATCCCTTATCATAATTCTTAATGCCTTGAATATATCGTATTTGAAAATTCCAGATACAATCATCAAAATTCCAGTAAGTCTTGCAGGGATAAAGTTGAACAAATCATCAGTCTTTGCTGGAAAATATCCTATATATTTATATTTGTCATTAATGTAACCAAGCATTGAATCCATAGTGTTTACCATTTTATAAACGAATGCAAAAGGAGTTGCAAATAAAGCGTAGAATAAAGGCGCTATGACGCCATCTGATGTGTTTTCAGCAACTGTTTCTACTGTTGCTCTTATTATCTCGCTTTTAGATAAATTATTTGTGTCCCTTCCCACTATAAAAGATAGCCTGTATCTTGCCTCCTCAATGGATTTGTTGAGTGCTTGGTAAATTTTAATAGCCTCATCCCTTAAGCACCTTGCAGCTACTGTTGTGTATAAAAGATAAATGTTTACTGCATGATAAATATATTTATTGAAGCTAACAATCTTCAGTATCATGAACGGAACTATAAATGCCAACGAAATGTTTAAAATTACAATTAAAAATCCAGCAAAATACAAAGATTTATCTTTGAAAAATTTTCTCGAAATCTTTTCTTCAATCGATATCAATTTCCCCATCAATTTAACTGGATGAGGGAAGTTATACGGGTCGCCAATTATTAAATCTAATATACAAGCAATAACTATATCAATCATACTAATCGTCCTTTATCTATTATTTAGGTAAAGCAAAAATAGTCCTATCTTTTCTTACATTGACTTTTTACTGCATTATTTTATATATATATTCTATATCAACGTTATCTCTAAAAACTGCTGCAAGCTTGTCTAATTCTTCTTCTCTTTTCTTATCAAAATCCTCTGAAATTTTGTTTTCCAAGCCTTTTTTGTTTCTTACCATATTCAGTATTTTTTCTCTGAACTCACCGGAATCGAATATACCATGGACGTATGTTCCATAGTATTTTCCTTCAACCATATCTCCGTCTAATTTTGTTTGTTCATCCTCTAATATCTCAACAAAGGGCTTTTGGCTGTTCAAAGTTTCACCCATGTGTATTTCATAGCCTTCTATTTTACTGCCAAGTGCGCTTCCTATCACTGCCTTAGTCCTTTTGTTGCCCTTAAGATAAGTTACTCCTTCAAAAAAGGACAACCCATCTTCTTTATCACCTCTATACGTTTCCCATCCTTCTTCGTCAATTATCTCCCTTCCCATCATCTGATAACCTCCGCATATTCCAAATACTATTCCTTTATGATTTTTTACTGCATCAAAGAATCCCCTTTGCTTTAGCCACCTTAAATCTTCAATAGTATTTTTGCTTCCCGGGATTATAATAATATCAGCATCCTTTAAATCCTCAGCATCCTGAGCATAACTTAACGAAACATCTTCATCTAAAAGAAATGCGTTAAAATCAGTAAAGTTCGAAATCCTTGGAAGTCTGATTACGGAAATTTTAATTTCACCTTTGGTTGTTGTTCTTATGTCGCTTGCTCCATCCTCATCCTCTAACTTCAAATCTATATATGGAACAACCCCCACAACAGGAACTTTTATTAATGATTCAATCTTTTCAATTCCACTTTTTAAAAGGGATTTGTCTCCGCGAAATTTGTTTATTATTACCCCCTTTATCCTTTTTTTCTCCTCTTCCTCTAAAAGCATATAAGTCCCATAGATTGATGCAAAAACTCCACCTCTGTCTATATCTGCCACAAGCAATACATTTGAATCCGCAATCTCTGCCATTCCCATATTAACAATATCGTTATCCTTTAGATTTATCTCAGCAGGACTTCCTGCGCCTTCAATAACGACTATATCAAAATTCTTCTCGATATCCTTATAAATTTCCCTTATTTTATCCTTAAGAGAATCTTTAAACTCAAAATACTCCACCGCATCCATATTCTTGTATGGCCTTCCCATGATTATTACCTGGCTTTTTCTATCGGTTGTAGGCTTTAAAAGTATTGGATTCATAAAAGCCCTCGGCTTTATCCTGCAGGCATATGCCTGTAGGACTTGAGCGCGACCCATCTCGAGACCCTCTTCATCAACATAGGAATTAAGTGACATATTCTGCGACTTAAAAGGACAAACTCTATATCCATCCTGAGTAAATATCCTGCAAAGGGCCGCCACCGTTAAACTCTTTCCCGCACTTGACGCCGTCCCCTGC is a window of Caloramator mitchellensis DNA encoding:
- the cbiB gene encoding adenosylcobinamide-phosphate synthase CbiB, translating into MIDIVIACILDLIIGDPYNFPHPVKLMGKLISIEEKISRKFFKDKSLYFAGFLIVILNISLAFIVPFMILKIVSFNKYIYHAVNIYLLYTTVAARCLRDEAIKIYQALNKSIEEARYRLSFIVGRDTNNLSKSEIIRATVETVAENTSDGVIAPLFYALFATPFAFVYKMVNTMDSMLGYINDKYKYIGYFPAKTDDLFNFIPARLTGILMIVSGIFKYDIFKALRIMIRDRKNHKSPNCAYPEGAVAGLLGVQLGGTNYYFGQIMVKPTIGDKIRELTSDDIKRTINIMFTTELIFLTIAFLLKK
- a CDS encoding cobyric acid synthase; translated protein: MKRIMVQGTASSAGKSLTVAALCRIFTQDGYRVCPFKSQNMSLNSYVDEEGLEMGRAQVLQAYACRIKPRAFMNPILLKPTTDRKSQVIIMGRPYKNMDAVEYFEFKDSLKDKIREIYKDIEKNFDIVVIEGAGSPAEINLKDNDIVNMGMAEIADSNVLLVADIDRGGVFASIYGTYMLLEEEEKKRIKGVIINKFRGDKSLLKSGIEKIESLIKVPVVGVVPYIDLKLEDEDGASDIRTTTKGEIKISVIRLPRISNFTDFNAFLLDEDVSLSYAQDAEDLKDADIIIIPGSKNTIEDLRWLKQRGFFDAVKNHKGIVFGICGGYQMMGREIIDEEGWETYRGDKEDGLSFFEGVTYLKGNKRTKAVIGSALGSKIEGYEIHMGETLNSQKPFVEILEDEQTKLDGDMVEGKYYGTYVHGIFDSGEFREKILNMVRNKKGLENKISEDFDKKREEELDKLAAVFRDNVDIEYIYKIMQ